tgaaactttcgcgaaacgaagcgccatttttctctccgttcgcaaaacagtgaatatccaaggatattccaagttacgggagccaatcaaaacgcgcgaaaattgctatccactgatttggtaaatacaaatttaaatgCATGCCATTGTTAACCTTATATCATTTGCCGGGTTTACCTCGGTGTACGAAGCTGTGATATTTCTTATTTGTTTCGTTAGCGCGTGCTGGGCTTTGGTTATTACATGTGTTCTCttagctcttttgttttctttgttttatgccatccgtgagtttgacaggtttttacaccaagAATGAGCGCATTTGCCAAGCCATTAATCTTGTATCAAAATATGAATGTTTTAGATGATATAAGTAATACGCCAACGATTCTTACTACAATGCGGAATGGATGGCGGTCATTGACTTACCACAATTGTATTGTAATTTGTTGCCTCAAATCTTAAGACCACCCTGGTTTCATTGTTCTCCCATGCTCTTGGCGCATAAACTTCCTTCTCGTACCATACCCAGCCAATGAAGTCCCTTAAATTTCGGTCTTCAGTGATGTCGTTGTAACTTGATGGAACAGGCATCGGAATCACTTTGCCagactgcaaaaaaaattaaagtataaATGCACGATTGACAGGTGTTGTATAATGCCATGACTGCGGTACCACAAGTGCACAAATAGCTGAGCAAAAGAGAGAAATCGCCCTTGCCACAAGGCTgtcatattgccccgggggaccccaaaagctttgttttaccacgctaagcctcatccccatggtttccattgcgaggcttagcgtggtaaaacaaagctcttttggtcccccgggacaatatggccgccgtgtgacaagggtgaattgtAATGCCACCCCCCTcctgctgtttttattttcactatTGCAAAGAAAGCGAATCAATAATTTATCGTTGAATAGTCCAATAGGACTTCCCTGAAAGTTCCCAATAAAAATGACATTGACAGTAATGAAATTTAACAAAAGTATGGAGCGATATGACATTTTAGAACGATATATAACGTTTTACAACATTCACGAATTAGTTTAGGaataaaatgaggaaaaaaacagaaaagtgaAATGTGTCGTCGGAAGAACTCGGAATAGATGAAAAAGTGGTCAAACTGGTAAATTAGTTCTGAAGACAGATATTTGTCAGGTATATTAATTATTTAACGTTTTTaggaattttgaatttgtcgCCACAAGGAAGTTGTACTTTCACAGGCATAAAGTCGACGGAGATTAACTCGCCAtttgaaaaatacaaatgttgGTTAGAATTTAATTAGCAAAAGGAGATTCCCCTCTTTCATAAATCACGAAACGTTTATTACACTAATCTACCAGTTAGGCGTTCATTTACTTAGGCCTGCAGGTTAAAACCAAATCAAAACGAGGAAAGAGTTTTTAAAGAAAGCAATCATTGATCAAAGAGGAGTCTTTCGTTTGGCGAAATTGCCTCAAATTGTTACGAGTTTTGAGAAAGATTCTTGTTCTTCCTGTCGCGATGTAATCAAGTTTCCGTTTCCGGTACACGCGAATGCTTCAGTAAAGCGAGAaatctatttatttttatttgatcGCTCCTCTATTCAATGAGTACCCTTGGTAAGttttctaaattttttttaggaaaacgaaactgcgatCACATGTTATTTACCTGTCTCAAAGGTTTAGCAAACCACATCTGTTCGAATCCACCGTTTCTGTCTTGTGACATGTCGGCTCTAAAATCCCATAGCCCGCTCAAATCTTTTACCTCTCGACGCTCCGTGTCCCTAGGAAACAACATTCCTGGAAGAGAGGCTGTCGTTAGGTAAAAACTTTTGGCCAGTAAGACGAAAATTGGTAGTATAAACTCCACTAGCGGCGCCATATTACGGGAACCAAAACCCGCGAAAAAACCAACTGTCGTCACCAGCCCCGCTCAGTGTTAAACTGATTGACTTCCGGGAGCTCTTTGTTTACTTGGGAAGGGGATATGCTTTTCCTGTCGTCAACAGTAACACACATTTCGATTCGCCTTTTGTGTTTAAGATAAAATGCCGCGATAGCTTAGCCAGGAAACAGTTGTGTAGAATAATGTATACCTTTATATTAGCCCTGGAAGTGGTAAGCGTTCATAACGAAAAAAAGCCCGTCAAGTTGTAAAAACTATtagaaaatcaaataaaaaatttaGATAAcccaaagaaaagaagaaatttttgtttaaaaaagaagtGGAGACATTTGGATTTGGAGTCCCCCACTCTtatcctcccccccccccccccactggGGCGGAGAGCGTGACTGTTCGGCATAGACGTTCTTCGGCATGAAAAAAATGGAGGTGTTATATTGGCTGTGTGTCTTTTTACATTTTCCTTTTAATGCTTGTTCTTCGAATTTCGAGATTCCAGGTATGCTATTTCCGAGAGACTCTGAGAGCCGAGAAGTGAAGGATTTGAGCGGATTTTGGAATTTTCGCGCCGACATGTCGGCTAATCGGAACGCAGGATTCGAAGAGAAGTGGTTTTCAAAACCTTTGTGGCAGGTAACACGATTCATTTATTAAAGTATGCAACATTTTCTGTGTAGATATCATTTGCTGTGGTACATATGCAAAAATGGAGGTGAGAAATATAAAACTGTTACGAGTCCCCTATCCCACATTCTTAAGAGCTCCGCCACCACTGTTTATACTCTACTCAATCAGTTCCATAAGATTTGTAACCTTGGGTCATGATTAAATATTTTAAGACAGGTGACGTGATTGCTATGCCTGTACCCTCAAGCTACAACGACATCACCCAGGACAAGGCCTTGAGGGACTTCATTGGTTGGGTCTGGTATGACAGAGAAGTTTATGTTCCTAAGGCTTGGAACTCTGAGGATGTGAGAGTAAATCTTCGATTTGAGAGTGCCCATTACAACACCATTGTGGTGagaatatttttttacataTCTGTTATTATGCCATTTGTCAGGTTTAGATTTGGTCCCAGGGGTTGTGTTCAGATGGATCATTACACCATGTGAGCCCTTTCTTGCTGTTTTATTGGTTGCACAGGGAAAGCATTGCTTCAGATCTGTTTTGTTTTAAAGACTGGGTTTAGAATAGTGCGCTGAAAAACAATTTGAGAATCATTATAATTTTGGTAGATCTACAAGAGACACCTTTGTCAAATTTAACTGCATGTATTTACTTTTGATTGTGTTTCAGTGGTTAAATGGTGAAGAAGTAATTAAACATTCAGGTGGTCATTTGCCATTTGAAGCAGATGTAACATCCAAGTTATCATATGACAAAACAAACAGAATCACAGCTGCAGTAAACAACACTCTGACACCATCAACATTACCACCAGGAGCAGTGAGATATTTAGAAGGAGATATGTATGTGGATTAGTTTGTGCTATTTTACCTAAATTTGCTCTGAAACACTGGATGTATATTCATTTCAAATAGAATTGTAAAATTAATAGTTTTGTCACCAtctttattatcatttttgccaTCTTGGCGAAGATGTCCCAGACAAACATGTGAGGATGCCATGGCAATTGAGAGTGCCAATATGCAACAGTTTACTGACTTTTAATGTCTAAGCTagaattgttttgtgttgtATCTTTCCACAGGTATCCACCTGGGTATTTTGTGATGGACACTACCTTTGATTTCTTCAACTACGCTGGTATTCATCGTCCTGTCAAGCTCTACACCACCCCTGCTGTATTCTTATCAGATATTACTGTGACAACAAACCACACCGATCAAGTGGGCGTGGTCAATTTTTCTGTTGGGATTACTTCCTATGTTGGTGATACAAATGTCTCTATGAAGTATGAACTTGTCGACAAGGCTGGCAATGTGGTATCATCAACTGGAGGTCCGTCTTTGTTTGTAGCAAAACTGTCAGTGACAAAACCAATGCTTTGGTGGCCAATAGGAATGAGTGATGAACCTGCTTATCTGTACACTCTCAAGGTATGACATCAAGGAAGGCATATCCATGATATTGTCTTTGTTAACAACCATGGGCCAGGCTACAACATGTTCTCTTTAACAGCTTTTAGTTGAAGCCAAATCTTGGTAAAGCAAGTCATTAAGCAATATGCACAGTTCTTTCAGTGAATGATTCTCCTCCAGCtaatgtttttgtttctttttcaggtGACAACTCAGTCCACATCACCAGCCCTGCAGGATATCTATCGTTTGCCTGTTGGTATAAGGTCTGTGGAGGTCAAAGGAACTCAGTTTCTTATCAACAATAAACCATTCTACTTTAAAGGCTTTGGAAAACATGAAGATGCTGATGTAAGTGATGTCAAAATTCGGTGCTTCTggcaataatgatgatgaagataataataataataataatgataagataGAGCTTCTACAGAAGGCAGTCCTCCTTTGAACTGCAGGATTGCTTCAAAATGTTCTGGAGGTCTAAGGTTGTGGTTGTAGCTTACTCTCTGGACATCTAACCAACATGAAGATCAAGATGAGAGacatgaacaataataatatactaTTACTATGATTTTATTCTTGTTGCTATTATCTCAGGGGCGTACAAGTGCTTTATCGATTTAAGATAATGAAAATCCACTTGATAAggtaaataaaagaaatgagGGGACAAAGAGTAAAAATTAGGAACAAAGTGAAGAACAGCAAATTCATCCCACCTATTTAATGTCATCCCAAACAACTGACTTCCCTTGGTGTGCCATGATCCCAAGGAAGGTCCACATGTTACAGTCTCAGTCATTTATACCTGATATGGTCACGTTTAATCCCCCAAGGCCTCTCACAATACAGGGTTAGGGAGAATTTCACTCTCAACCCATAATAATGTTGGCTTGTTTCTCATAGATCCGAGGAAAAGGTATGGACCATGCAATCATTGCAAAGGACTTTAACATGATCAAGTGGCTGGGAGCAAACTGTTTCCGAACAAGTCACTATCCTTACGCTGATGAAATTATGGACATGGCAGACAAGGAAGGAATCGTAGTCATTGATGAGAGCCCTGGAGTAGGAATTAAAAAGTGAATTCACAGTGAAAGAATTTCCCAATCATGTCATTTTACTACAATTTGCTCAGTAGGGTACTGCCAGTCGTAGCCAGTGAAGTATGTTGTAAAGTCAAAGGATTGATCTGGTTTTGTACCATTAGagagttatttattaattattaattattaattttacagctaacatcgtcatcatcatcattatcctCTTCATCTTGTCAAAACTGTCAAATTTTGTCCTCCAATTTTGCTTTTCACTTCTGTCTTGTTTTCAGAGAGAATTTCATCAATGCCACGCTCAATCATCACCATGAAGTCATGGCAGAGTTAGTCCGCCGTGACAAGAATCGTCCCTCCGTGGTCATGTGGTCAGTAGCCAATGAACCAGCTTCGAGTAAACCCGGAGCAGAAGCTTATTTCAAGTACGGTTTATgtgccattttttttccttagggTTTCCTTTTTATCATCTGTTTTTTGCTCAATTTCATCAGTTTAGTCCAAGGAACATATTTTAGTTTAATGGTATAAAATGTTGCTTCTATGACCCTTCTAATGCTGAGAGGAAGAACTGGCTATCTTGACTCCTTTTAAAGATCATGCGGATATTTTCGCTCTCAATTTCCTTGATTCACCATTCTGGAAACACATCTCTACATACATGTGTACTTTCAAGATAAGCTTTCCTTACTGTGGGTGATTTTTGCTTTATGattctctttcatttctttgctaGATCTGTCATTGGATTCACCCGAACGTTGGATCCCACTCGTCCCGTTACCTTCGTGACTGCTGCCAGTGCGAAAACTGACAGAGCAGTGAGTACTTCGTTACCATTTCCTATGAATCACATTCATTTGAATGCAGGAAACTTGCCAATTGGCCATTAGTTATTTTACATTGCTCAATAGGATGATACAAATAACCGGAGTATGAGGTCAAGTCTCTCGTTAAATGGGGTAGActgcaaatcaaatgaaatcaaaagtTGGTTTTAAACATTGGAGGAAACTGGGTTATCTAGAAAGAAAACCTCTTgaagtagagaaaacaaaagaatttttctttgCCACTGTGTTAATAGCAATCTGTCTGGCTCTATTTCCCTTGTCTACTCGACAGGTTCAATTTGTGGACGTGATCTTGTGTAACCGTTACTATGCCTGGTATCAAGACTGCGGTCAGACACAGCTCATTAGCCGTCAACTGGAAATTGAACTAAGAAACTGGTTTGACACGTTCCATAAACCAGTTATACAGTCTGAATACGGGGCTGATACTGTCGTCGGACTTCATACGGTAGGCTGCATTGGAATTTTTCATAAGCAGGCGTATGAAATTTGATATCACTTTTTGAAGATTCTCGAGGAGAGAATATCTCTGTATTCAAAATCTCGCAGGCAAAAGGGCGGAGTCTCTCTCCTTTACCCTTGGTCGCGCGCGCTAGCCGTCTACCTGCTTTGTGACCAAAGTAGAATCATTTCTGTTTCAGGGAGCCGAGCATCTCGCTTGATTTCTAACAATACTGTTATCCTTTTATCTAGGACCCTCCTTATGTGTTTACGGAAGATTATCAGGTGAGAGCAGCTGTGCTGGTTGCAAAATCCAGCGTTAGTCATAACTTGACGTCTTTTGATGGAAAGCGATTTTAGACGCTGGCTAAACGGTACACTGTACGCTTTAATAAAAAAAGGAACTAGAAATACATACTAATTAGTTAGTCGGCTACGTAGAATGTTGTTCGAGctgcagggtattctgcagtttattaGCCAAAGTGGTTTGTCATGCGACAAGGTTTTTTCTTTCCCTGTTTACTGCAGACACAGACGCAGGACAAAGCTAcatattagggccatttatacgggagaaaataagacgcgtcttatgtaagacgcgcgttagataagacgcgaactgctcgtataaatggtacaaaacaagcgttcgcgtcttattttagacgcgacttacataagacgcgtcttatcttggaacagaacttttggctgttcttattttgtccgcgtcttaaataagacgtgaacgtcctcgtataaatggtttcgcgtcctaaataagacgtgaactataagtgcgcatgcctgtcacatgcgtaacgacaacaacaacaaatcgtcattttgttgaccagtcaccaggctaacaaaatggctttgcagtcaatcagtcgatcgctttcttctcggatttctgttgtattcttcgtatgcaacgtcaagtttctgaattttctttaacagcacggtcttcacaagaaaagagggcttcttaaaatgacggcacgctttaatttgttttttgctacagcgcgccattttggatattgctaacggctttgctaatggcaacttctcatgtaaatgaggctgtatcaaaaataagacgcgaaccatttatacgagaagttcgcgtcttatgtaagacgcgaacgtataaatggtacagttcgcgtcttatgtaaggcgcgtcttacataagacgcgtcttattttctcccgtataaatggccctattgacTCATTGTATAAAAAGTCTACATTGTTATTTTAAAATCTAACATCATTAATACTAAAGCACTCTCTACTTTTCATACATACTTTCAAAAGTATTACACAAGTTTCGAAGACATTTTTCTTCAAAGCCAATCGCTCACAAATGCAGTATCTCTTCCTTTCAATTTATTCCACCTCGTCCAAACTCGTGTTTATAGCTGTTACTGACTTCGGtgcctgaaaaaaaattatttgaaacctGTCAATTTTCCCCACCACACTCAGGCAAAGGTCACATCCCACCCCCAAGAAGGCCTTaaaaatcaaattccccactccccggGCACAAAGaatagtcaaatgcccgggggtggggatgttgaagtttcgatttgatcgcttcgtgatctcttcacggtggaaatttgaccgtTATGTCTTTCGATGCACGGCCAAATGTGCTTTCAGGTTTGCGTGGCAAAACTTTCTTGACTTTACTTTTTACAATAGCATCGTTCATTTCTGTGTTTTCTTGTGCATTAGGTGGAGACTATACAGCAATATTTCCCAGTGTTTGATAAGCTGAGGAAAGAGTTTTTCGTTGGTGAATTGATATGGAATTTTGCGGACTTCATGACCAAGCAGCGTAAGTATTAGCCTCCCCACGCAGACGTTTTGAAGAGACTCGTGTTTCACCTCCGAAATACGAATCCGCTAAAAACGTCTGCTTGCGAAGCAAAGTCATTGTTCGAAAAGTCTATTTCACAAATTTGGAGCttcttgcttccttttttttctttaaacggTTGTGAAATAATGCTATTTCATAGACATAGAGAAATTGTGCTcttaatgacgatgatgatttTGATAACACGCGACTTAACAAATCCCACAAATAAAAGGCAGTGATGTGTTAATTCGAGGATTCAGCAAGGATCCGTTGATAATAATGCCGCTGGTGAGCGTCGGATCAACCAAGCGATCTCATCGGCTTAATTTGTTGTAGAAAGAAGGGCAGATTTTTCTTCAGGTACAAAGAGGATTTACATCGATTCTTTTCTGTTTATATATATCCAGAACTAAGGATGAGTGTTGGGGTAATACTGGAAAACGGTTTAAATTATGTTAGTGTTAAGATAAATAGTAAGTagagaaaaatgtcaaaatctgAATTGTGACGGCAAATATGCAGAAAAACGTTGCTCTCAATTCAAATCAGTTAAGCTGTATTCTTGAAGACAGTTTTCCTCCAATGGTGTGTGTTTGACATCAATCGCTTCACTCCAACGATATGTTCACAAGTACAACTCTCCGTTGAGCTACTGCACGAGTTCTATTCTGCCGGTTTTCAGTCATAAGGATGATCAATGCTACtatttttttgcctttcaaTAATGCTTTGTCCTTTGTCGATGCGAGTATTACATCTTGTAAAAGTTAGATTGCATCTCACGCAATAGGGCTTTGTCGTAGTTACCAACCCGACAGGGATGGGGTGGGGTCGGGCTGATCGACTATGCGGTCAGCTGCGATAGTGAGGCCAATataaatgaacaaaaatgtGATATTCGTTTTCAGAAATAACACGTGTTGTCGGAAACAAAAAAGGGATCCTGACACGCCAACGTCAACCCAAAGCTGCGGCTCATGTACTGCGCATGCGATACTTGAATATCTCGACTAGAAGTTGGCCTGGCAAAGATGACCGTAATGTGAATGTTGAAAGGGTTCATGGCAAACTTTGACAAATCCTGGCTATTCCGCCGTACAAAAAAATACTGACTACCAAATTGTTCTGATGGTAGAGTGGCATACAACTTGGATCATGAGTTGGAATTCCATTGGAGACTGAAAAAAAGATAAGCGTGCCCGGTTTAACAAGTGCCACTGATTTACAAGAGTGAGGTTCCGGCAACAATAACACAAATTGTAACACTTCCGAAAGATGTTTGCCCGAATGTAGATACTTCCTGCCATGTTGACTCGAGTCGTGGGTAGCATACTAATGAAAATGTGGTTGCTTTAGAAACTGGATAGTCCGCAAATCATAGCCTCCATGCTTTTCTAGCAGACCTAGTTAAGGAAGCTAAATctgtttgagaaaaaaaagatgaaatagTCAAAACTAGACTAACGAGATAAGCTGCTGAAAATGTCTAATTCTTTGAATAATTAAAGTAAGCTATGCCcaacagaataaaaaaaatgttttaaatttgttgtgaaataaaattaaaccaAGGTGGAGACTCGTTACAACAACCCCGTGGTGTGCCTATCTctttacgcatgcgcacaactaCACCGTAGCCCGGAGTTACTGTAACGTGTGTCCACCttgtttttggccttttttccTCTTGAGATAACATTTCCCCGCATTTCGTTTGGCAACTAGCTGTCATATGTTGAAGTTGATCCTTCTTCTATTCCTCAGTCCCATTGCTCGGAAACGTTGTTGTTCGAGAATGTCGTAATTATGTCTGGTCATTTAGAGAATACTTTAATTGTTACCAAATTAATTGTTGCCGTTAGACTAACTTTAAAGACTCTTTTTAAAGTAACTACTGGGAAGGGAGGCAATTCCCACCTTCCCTCCCCTCCCTCTTATACAGGTTGAAGCGAGTTCTTTTCAACATCGTTCCCAGGACTTCCCCCCCTGGCTTATGGCACAGGCAAACCAAAAAGCGAGTTCTCTTTTCTGAATACGTTGAAGATTGAGTGAAACGAAACTGGTGGCTTTTTATGCGATAAGGTTTCGTTGTTtgccaacaataataataataataataagtttattcttatatagcccattccaaaaaaaactctcaatggactttacaatgaaactatataaatgcaataaaaaTTCGTATAGAGTAAAATAAGTTCTAAAACTTAATGTTTACATATAGATAGTAAAAAGataagtaaagaaaaattttaaaagttcacatccttattgaataaaaatgtcttaagaTCTTTCTTTAAAATGTCAACTGAAGTAGCCTTCTGCAGGGGGATAAACGCTACCGCTATGTAGTCCGAATGTAAGTGGAATCGCCAAAACTTATATTATAAAGATATAGTTACTTAGAATTAGCTATTTTCTTTCGTTTACCTTGTCTTTCGCACAA
The Acropora muricata isolate sample 2 chromosome 3, ASM3666990v1, whole genome shotgun sequence genome window above contains:
- the LOC136910719 gene encoding beta-glucuronidase-like, which codes for MKKMEVLYWLCVFLHFPFNACSSNFEIPGMLFPRDSESREVKDLSGFWNFRADMSANRNAGFEEKWFSKPLWQTGDVIAMPVPSSYNDITQDKALRDFIGWVWYDREVYVPKAWNSEDVRVNLRFESAHYNTIVWLNGEEVIKHSGGHLPFEADVTSKLSYDKTNRITAAVNNTLTPSTLPPGAVRYLEGDMYPPGYFVMDTTFDFFNYAGIHRPVKLYTTPAVFLSDITVTTNHTDQVGVVNFSVGITSYVGDTNVSMKYELVDKAGNVVSSTGGPSLFVAKLSVTKPMLWWPIGMSDEPAYLYTLKVTTQSTSPALQDIYRLPVGIRSVEVKGTQFLINNKPFYFKGFGKHEDADIRGKGMDHAIIAKDFNMIKWLGANCFRTSHYPYADEIMDMADKEGIVVIDESPGVGIKKENFINATLNHHHEVMAELVRRDKNRPSVVMWSVANEPASSKPGAEAYFKSVIGFTRTLDPTRPVTFVTAASAKTDRAVQFVDVILCNRYYAWYQDCGQTQLISRQLEIELRNWFDTFHKPVIQSEYGADTVVGLHTDPPYVFTEDYQVETIQQYFPVFDKLRKEFFVGELIWNFADFMTKQQITRVVGNKKGILTRQRQPKAAAHVLRMRYLNISTRSWPGKDDRNVNVERVHGKL